In Neovison vison isolate M4711 chromosome 11, ASM_NN_V1, whole genome shotgun sequence, one genomic interval encodes:
- the LOC122889587 gene encoding serine protease 48-like → MQPPELGFSGTPHDRVTRNSWSPHSASLLRSKDTRKYHVLVGSLQVSDRPSSKTTTIPVSRIIPYPHLQGNTTSAIAVAKLAYPVSFTPVVLPICLPSSVVQLKNSTSCWVTGWGYSGMHQREDMKPSYILKELEVPLMDLQTCSDYYQKANLRGIKPIISEAMICSKLPVGQTDRCIGSRGDPLTCRVEDFWVLAGVVSWESNCIQNNDPGIYTNISFYKSWIEKSVISHTHFSAVISLYFSGLLPVMLLPLIFLGLP, encoded by the exons ATGCAACCTCCAGAACTGGGGTTTTCAGGGACACCCCATGACAGAGTCACGAGAAACTCATGGTCCCCCCACTCTGCTTCTCTTCTCAGGTCTAAGGACACCAGAAAATACCATGTGTTGGTAGGGTCACTTCAGGTCTCTGATCGCCCAAGTTCTAAAACAACGACAATCCCTGTGTCCAGGATTATCCCCTACCCTCACCTCCAGGGAAACACAACTAGTGCCATTGCTGTGGCAAAACTGGCCTATCCAGTTTCTTTTACCCCTGTTGTCCTGCCCATCTGCCTCCCCTCATCTGTAGTACAGCTCAAGAACTCAACCTCCTGCTGGGTGACTGGATGGGGCTATTCTGGAATGCACCAACGTGAGG ATATGAAGCCGTCTTACATACTGAAGGAGCTGGAAGTGCCTCTTATGGATCTCCAGACATGCAGTGACTACTATCAGAAAGCAAACCTGCGTGGAATCAAGCCCATCATCAGTGAAGCCATGATCTGCTCCAAGCTCCCAGTGGGTCAGACGGATCGGTGTATA ggCAGCAGAGGTGATCCCCTGACATGTAGAGTGGAGGATTTCTGGGTCCTGGCAGGAGTGGTCAGCTGGGAGTCAAACTGCATCCAAAACAATGATCCTGGAATATATACAAACATCAGTTTCTATAAATCTTGGATTGAGAAGTCAGTCATTTCACATACTCACTTTTCTGCTGTCATCAGTCTGTACttctctgggctcctccctgTAATGCTTCTACCTCTCATTTTCCTGGGGCTACCTTAA